One stretch of bacterium DNA includes these proteins:
- a CDS encoding glycosidase, whose product MFNPTSIEVDGKIALLYRAEDSTGIGIWNGTSRIGIAWSEDGIHFKREEKPVFEPSEPYELPGGCEDPRVVKIEDTFYLTYTAYDGKTARLCLASSKDLYNWTKHGPMFPKLGWTKAGVIVPQKIDGKYYMYFGEYGAWLASSPDMINWKLVQEDHILPERPNMFDSDITECGPTPIITDQGILVVYNGAEKKDEGCIYRTGYAYFSKKDPAKLLYRCIEPFFYPKEINEITGQVNNVVFVEGLTYFKGKWFMYFGMADSHIGVAVSQ is encoded by the coding sequence CTGTTTAATCCCACCTCCATTGAAGTGGACGGGAAAATTGCTCTTTTATATCGGGCCGAAGACAGCACCGGTATTGGAATCTGGAACGGAACTTCCAGGATTGGTATTGCCTGGAGTGAAGACGGCATACATTTTAAAAGGGAAGAGAAACCGGTTTTCGAACCATCCGAACCTTATGAACTGCCCGGCGGCTGCGAGGATCCCAGGGTGGTGAAAATTGAGGACACATTTTACTTAACATACACCGCTTATGACGGAAAAACCGCCCGTTTATGTCTGGCGTCATCAAAGGATTTATATAACTGGACGAAACATGGTCCTATGTTTCCCAAGCTGGGCTGGACAAAAGCAGGCGTAATTGTTCCCCAAAAAATCGATGGAAAATATTACATGTATTTTGGCGAGTACGGCGCCTGGCTGGCTTCTTCGCCCGATATGATCAATTGGAAGCTGGTGCAGGAAGATCATATATTACCGGAGCGCCCAAATATGTTTGACAGTGATATAACGGAATGCGGTCCAACACCTATTATCACGGATCAAGGCATATTGGTGGTTTACAACGGAGCGGAAAAAAAGGATGAAGGTTGTATCTACCGAACGGGTTATGCCTATTTTTCTAAAAAGGATCCTGCCAAACTATTGTATCGCTGCATAGAGCCATTTTTCTATCCAAAGGAAATAAATGAAATAACCGGTCAGGTAAATAACGTGGTTTTTGTGGAAGGGCTCACCTATTTCAAAGGCAAATGGTTTATGTACTTCGGTATGGCTGATTCTCATATTGGAGTTGCCGTATCTCAATAA